One region of Takifugu flavidus isolate HTHZ2018 chromosome 14, ASM371156v2, whole genome shotgun sequence genomic DNA includes:
- the LOC130538052 gene encoding E3 ubiquitin-protein ligase RNF43-like: protein MALDKGAQAVIFDVSDDADAAAELREADSLPRPVVMVESDDAEELMALVNKNEEAVVRIEIMVNPPRWPHYDMGIVLTIVLAVLTIVLIFALRYKCRSSRTWDSVHQQTRQAISHLETKTYNSQGCSGPHHQRAPWGSASSSNSSPVCAICLEEFQDGQHLRIISCAHEFHKDCVDPWLLQHRTCPLCMHNIMGTERQAQRFRLQQSSEQSQGFLHHHPYSGPRNQHFPQHAVPFSLRPQYPCGPSGPYPDLGHYNGSSPRDDQTLQFLASRPFGSSCGYHRPAEGPGRPQMFGGNCRTSSHHYAPRRSCHTYRSSCPAQRSASSSRLYHGPSVGPQPRRTLGHGRQGEGSCSGGSYHTERSGYLADGPASDSSSGPCHGSSSDSVLNCTDVSLQGVYGSWSTFRSSLSSDYDPFVYYGPGNGHSAARRSSLDTCAQTRPRSLDSVENKAVCPEEQQPQTVFNHIHYHRHRHHHYEEEEHSQSPARGSEEELGATAAAPAALSLDKDSPEHSPCLCPNPDPTDRPSPGTDCQDRDPSRPAGPSVKVPPVPLQIPPHCCHRGHGHPPSARTGSCVVDGPSVCFHQGLDLQEDRSIHIHYGQSPGFCCPQPELHRALLPVPLLLDSGMEDCSYCTGAHVVWQKRVPQAHSDPQLLGPGGPRDRPVCMFHPGHAADRSTDLCLYCQALHHSQGKGP, encoded by the exons ATGGCTTTGGACAAAGGAGCCCAAGCTGTCATCTTCGACGTCAGCGATGATGCCGACGCTGCCGCTGAG CTGCGGGAGGCCGACTCCCTCCCCCGGCCCGTCGTGATGGTGGAGTCTGACGATGCGGAGGAGCTGATGGCTCTGGTCAACAAGAACGAGGAGGCCGTCGTTCGGATCGAGATCATGGTGAATCCACCACGATGG CCGCACTACGACATGGGCATCGTCCTCACCATCGTCCTGGCCGTCCTCACCATTGTCCTCATCTTCGCTCTACGTTACAAgtgcaggtccagcagaacctgg GACTCGGTTCACCAACAGACCAGGCAGGCCATCAGCCATCTGGAGACTAAGACCTACAACTCTCAGGGCTGCTCAGGCCCCCATCACCAGCGGGCCCCCTGGGGGTCCGCCAGCAGCTCCAACTCAAGTCCGGTCTGCGCTATCTGCCTGGAGGAGTTCCAGGACGGCCAG CACTTGAGGATTATATCGTGCGCTCATGAGTTCCATAAAGACTGCGTGGAcccctggctgctgcagcaccgcACCTGCCCCCTCTGCATGCACAACATCATGG GGACCGAGCGGCAGGCCCAGAGGTTCAGACTGCAGCAGAGTTCCGAGCAAAGCCAGGGCTTTCTCCACCATCATCCTTACAGTGGCCCGAGGAACCAGCACTTCCCTCAGCATGCTGTCCCCTTCTCTCTAAGGCCCCAGTATCCTTGTGGACCTTCTGGACCCTATCCTGATCTGGGCCACTACAATGGCTCTTCTCCAAGGGATGACCAAACTCTTCAATTCCTGGCTAGCAGACCGTTCGGCTCTAGCTGTGGGTATCACCGACCCGCAGAGGGTCCCGGGAGGCCCCAGATGTTTGGAGGTAACTGCAGGACCTCTTCCCACCACTACGCCCCACGTCGGTCCTGCCACACCTATCGATCGTCCTGTCCCGCCCAGCGCAGTGCGTCCAGCTCAAGGCTCTACCACGGACCTTCAGTGGGGCCCCAGCCCCGTAGGACGCTGGGCCATGGCCGACAGGGGGAGGGGAGCTGCTCAGGTGGCAGCTACCACACAGAACGCAGTGGGTACCTGGCTGATGGGCCAGCGAGTGACTCCAGCTCAGGGCCGTGTCACGGTTCCTCCAGTGACTCGGTTCTCAATTGTACTGACGTATCTCTGCAGGGGGTCTATGGTAGCTGGTCCACCTTCCGCAGCTCTTTGAGTAGTGATTATGATCCGTTTGTTTACTACGGGCCCGGTAACGGACATTCTGCCGCCCGCAGAAGTAGCTTGGACACATGTGCCCAGACCCGGCCCAGGTCTCTGGATTCTGTGGAGAACAAAGCGGTCTgccctgaggagcagcagccccagACTGTGTTCAACCACATTCACTACCACCGCCACAGACATCACcactatgaggaggaggagcacagcCAGAGTCCTGCGAGAGGTTCTGAGGAGGAGTTAGGAGCTACTgcggcagctccagctgctctcagcTTAGACAAAGACTCCCCGGAACACAGTCCCTGTCTGTGCCCTAATCCAGACCCAACGGATCGACCAAGTCCTGGGACAGACTGTCAGGACCGTGATCCGAGCCGGCCGGCAGGACCTTCAGTTAAAGTGCCCCCCGTCCCTTTACAGATTCCACCCCACTGCTGCCACCGGGGCCACGGACACCCTCCCTCTGCTCGGACAGGGAGCTGTGTGGTGGACGGCCCTTCTGTTTGCTTCCACCAGGgactggacctgcaggaggaccgcAGCATCCACATCCACTATGGTCAGAGTCCAGGTTTCTGCTGCCCCCAGCCGGAGCTGCACCGGGCCCTGCTGCCTGTCCCTCTTCTTCTGGACTCAGGAATGGAGGACTGCTCCTATTGTACCGGGGCCCATGTGGTGTGGCAAAAGCGGGTGCCCCAGGCCCACTCTGACCCCCAGCTCCTGGGGCCCGGGGGGCCCCGGGACAGGCCGGTGTGCATGTTCCACCCTGGTCACGCTGCTGACCGCAGCACAGACCTCTGTTTGTACTGTCAAGCCTTACATCACAGTCAGGGTAAGGGTCCCTAG